The Brachyspira sp. SAP_772 DNA segment ACTTCTATTAATTGATTAGGGTCAAGTCCGCTTGTAGGCTCATCTAGTATYAAAACTTCTGGGTCATGTATTATTGCCTGTGCTATACCTGTTCTTTGTCTGTATCCTTTAGATAAATGTCCTATTATTCTGTCTTTATATTTTGTTAAGCCTGTAATTTCTATTGTATTTTCTACAGCAGATTTTACTTTTTTGCTTGGAACTCCTTTTAGCTTAGCACAAAATTTAAGATAATCTGTTACAGTCATCTCTGTGTATAATGAAACATTTTCAGGCATATATCCTATTCTTTTTTTTAATTCTATAGGATTATCATAAACCTCATAATCATCTAAATAAACATATCCGCTTGTAGCAGGAAGATACCCTGTAATAATACGCATCATAGTAGATTTTCCAGCACCATTTGGTCCTAAAAATCCAACTATTTCTCCTTTATTTATAGTATATGAAACAC contains these protein-coding regions:
- a CDS encoding ABC transporter ATP-binding protein → MIKVDNVVKYYGEHLALKGVSYTINKGEIVGFLGPNGAGKSTMMRIITGYLPATSGYVYLDDYEVYDNPIELKKRIGYMPENVSLYTEMTVTDYLKFCAKLKGVPSKKVKSAVENTIEITGLTKYKDRIIGHLSKGYRQRTGIAQAIIHDPEVLILDEPTSGLDPNQLIEV